A genomic region of Cannabis sativa cultivar Pink pepper isolate KNU-18-1 chromosome 1, ASM2916894v1, whole genome shotgun sequence contains the following coding sequences:
- the LOC115705637 gene encoding probable RNA-dependent RNA polymerase 5 isoform X6, producing MDGYDDAELRVGLPLPRSVENLLHKICSEKNQSPPKADVRRKLVVAGEKEALQVLQIVDRDQVGNLSAYIVDLLGNSSSPSPSPSTSSSPFLSPSPSLSSSRSSPPRKRVSVSYSPTRRIYFSSTSASSGSIPCSLSSRTETPQKPRETGQREVLEALGELEFRRQFLILNYSAGKEFRTVITDEEIRSFKNVSMVEFEKQMWKRFGRNALEPQDRLMHHDWDSRRTHLYYCHVSPEGSYRFKGPYLNSTRTHLQKVLGDDNVLMVKFAEESTSRDPNYPGFRNICKEGILVGLRLYCYFVFKDGGKEEKKKSPTSSPVKCFFIRTHSTAHIDQNASYILSNGCYKTMFDRRLLFMHAHTVPNVAKFDARFSLVLSKTHSMDIDLSQVRVDFIDDLPCKNEFGEIVKRDGEALIHTDGTGYISEDLALLCPQNVHKGQYNNNKFSEIIQNHDEHDDKVEDGAKIERQGTGTREPPMLIQFRMFYNGYAVKGTFLVNKKLQGKTIQIRNSMVKVKPDPAILDIKTVNSLEVVGTSFGGVPHKYFEELLDNALREAYAASSSKRIALKVGINYGNMDNDFTIARMILAGIPLEEPYLQYRLSILMKEEKKSLKGGKLYIPECCYLMGTADPTGKLESDEVCVVLGNGQISGKVLVYRNPGIHFGDIHLLKATYIEELESFVGNAKYAIFFSIKGARSVADEIAGGDFDGDMYWVSRNPELLKYFKPSKPWVPMPSAKKVVSKPIPSVPEELEDESINHFLQARFKPSKAMSEAADSWSALMDRYLTLGNDCVEEKKFVEKNLNKLANIYYDALDAAKNGTKVIVPGELKPKLFPHHMERPKSFESKSILGLIYDRVNSYKEEDYSKTEVWKLPCFGDDIIPEDSLKKWKEYHTNYKKEMCDALKNKDNELKTNAADEVLRKYKKLLYEAEDLEESPRSMEEIYSEAIAIYHVTYDHAMGNGSVKNCSFAWNVAGSALFKFYAIKKIGEKAFFCVPSVLKEVL from the exons ATGGATGGTTACGATGATGCTGAGCTTCGCGTGGGACTGCCTCTTCCTCGTTCTGTAGAGAATTTGCTTCACAAAATTTGCTCCGAGAAGAACCAGTCCCCGCCGAAAGCCGATGTCCGGCGGAAATTGGTCGTAGCCGGCGAAAAAGAAGCTCTACAGGTTTTGCAGATCGTTGATAGAGACCAGGTCGGGAACCTCTCCGCTTACATTGTTGACCTGCTTGGAAATTCTTCATCGCCGTCGCCGTCGCCGTCGACGTCGTCATCACCATTCCTTTCTCCATCTCCTTCGCTTTCGTCTTCTCGTTCTTCTCCTCCTCGGAAGAGAGTCTCTGTTTCTTATTCTCCAACTCGAAGAATCTATTTCTCTTCCACTTCCGCAA GTAGTGGCTCCATTCCTTGCTCGCTCAGTTCTCGGACTGAGACCCCCCAAAAGCCCAGAGAAACGGGACAACGAGAAGTATTGGAAGCTTTGGGAGAACTTGAGTTTAGAAGGCAATTCTTAATCCTCAATTACAGTGCCGG AAAGGAATTTCGGACAGTTATAACTGACGAAGAAATCAGGAGCTTTAAAAATGTTTCCATGGTAGAGTTTGAAAAGCAAATGTGGAAACGTTTTGGAAGAAATGCTTTGGAACCACAAGATCGTCTAATG CATCATGATTGGGATTCTAGAAGAACACACCTTTACTACTGTCATGTTTCTCCTGAAGGGAGTTATAGATTCAAG GGTCCTTATCTAAACAGTACAAGAACTCACTTACAGAAGGTTCTAGGGGATGACAACGTTTTGATGGTTAAGTTTGCTGAAGAGTCGACTTCACGTGATCCAAACTATCCTGGATTTAGAAATATATGCAAAGAAGGGATTTTAGTTGGTTTACGTCTTTACTGCTATTTCG TTTTTAAAGATGGTGGTaaggaagagaagaagaaaagtcCAACATCATCCCCCGTAAAGTGTTTTTTCATTCGCACTCACTCTACTGCGCACATCGATCAGAATGCATCTTATATCTTATCCAATGGATGTTATAAAACAATGTTTGATAGAAGACTTCTGTTTATGCATGCGCATACAGTACCCAATGTGGCCAAATTTGATGCTAG GTTTTCACTTGTATTGTCCAAGACACATAGCATGGATATTGATCTATCCCAGGTTCGAGTTGATTTTATTGATGATCTACCCTGCAAG AATGAATTTGGTGAAATTGTCAAAAGAGATGGAGAAGCTCTAATACACACAGATGGCACTGGGTACATTTCTGAGGATTTAGCTTTGTTATGTCCACAGAATGTACATAAAGGACAATATAACAACAATAAGTTTTCTGAG ATAATCCAAAATCATGACGAACACGATGACAAAGTGGAGGATGGTGCAAAAATAGAACGGCAAGGAACTGGGACACGGGAGCCT CCTATGTTGATACAGTTCCGTATGTTTTACAATGGCTATGCAGTTAAAGGAACCTTTCTTGTGAACAAGAAG CTTCAGGGCAAAACAATTCAGATTCGAAATTCAATGGTTAAAGTTAAGCCGGATCCAGCAATTTTGGATATTAAGACAGTGAATTCATTGGAAGTAGTTGGAACAAG CTTTGGAGGGGTGCCACACAAATATTTCGAGGAATTACTTGATAATGCATTGAGAGAAGCTTATGCTGCATCCAGCAGCAAGCGCATTGCGCTTAAAG TTGGTATTAATTATGGAAACATGGATAATGATTTTACTATTGCAAGAATGATCTTGGCTGGTATTCCACTTGAAGAGCCCTACTTGCAATACCGTCTTTCTATACTAATgaaggaagaaaagaagagTCTAAAAGGAGGAAAGCTTTACATACCTGAGTGCTGTTATTTAATGGGAACAGCTGATCCCACTGGAAAACTTGAAAGTGATGAAGTTTGCGTTGTCCT TGGCAACGGACAAATTTCAGGAAAGGTTTTAGTTTATCGTAATCCAGGTATTCACTTCGGTGACATTCATCTTCTAAAGGCTACCTATATAGAAGAACTTGAATCCTTCGTCGGAAATGCCAAGTATGCTATATTCTTCTCCATAAAAGGTGCAAGGTCAGTAGCTGATGAGATTGCCGGGGGAGATTTTGATGGAGATATGTACTGGGTCTCAAGAAACCCTGAG TTATTGAAATATTTCAAACCTAGCAAACCTTGGGTTCCAATGCCCTCGGCAAAGAAGGTTGTGAGTAAACCTATTCCATCTGTACCTGAAGAATTGGAAGATGAATCTATTAACCATTTCTTACAAGCTAGGTTTAAACCAAG TAAAGCCATGAGTGAGGCAGCCGATAGCTGGTCGGCCTTAATGGATAGGTATTTGACTCTGGGGAATGATTGTGTTGAGGAGAAAAAATTTGTTGAAAAGAACTTAAACAAGTTAGCTAACATTTACTACGATGCTTTGGATGCTGCAAAGAATGGGACGAAG GTTATAGTTCCCGGAGAGTTAAAGCCGAAATTATTCCCTCACCATATGGAAAGGCCAAAATCATTTGAATCCAAGTCCATTTTGGGATTGATATATGATAGAGTGAATTCTTATAAAGAAGAGGATTATTCGAAAACAG AGGTGTGGAAGCTTCCATGTTTCGGTGACGATATCATCCCTGAAGACAGCTTGAAGAAATGGAAGGAGTACCACACAAATTACAAGAAAGAGATGTGTGATGCCTTGAAGAACAAGGATAATGAATTGAAAACCAACGCTGCTGATGAGGTCCTAAGGAAGTATAAAAAG TTACTGTATGAAGCTGAAGATTTGGAAGAGAGCCCGAGGAGTATGGAGGAGATATATAGCGAGGCGATCGCCATATACCATGTGACTTACGACCATGCCATGGGTAATGGCAGTGTCAAGAATTGTTCATTCGCATGGAACGTTGCGGGTTCAGCACTCTTCAAGTTTTACGCAATCAAAAAAATTGGTGAGAAAGCATTTTTCTGTGTTCCTTCTGTCTTAAAAGAGGTGCTTTAG
- the LOC115705637 gene encoding probable RNA-dependent RNA polymerase 5 isoform X4: MDGYDDAELRVGLPLPRSVENLLHKICSEKNQSPPKADVRRKLVVAGEKEALQVLQIVDRDQVGNLSAYIVDLLGNSSSPSPSPSTSSSPFLSPSPSLSSSRSSPPRKRVSVSYSPTRRIYFSSTSASECSGSIPCSLSSRTETPQKPRETGQREVLEALGELEFRRQFLILNYSAGKEFRTVITDEEIRSFKNVSMVEFEKQMWKRFGRNALEPQDRLMHHDWDSRRTHLYYCHVSPEGSYRFKGPYLNSTRTHLQKVLGDDNVLMVKFAEESTSRDPNYPGFRNICKEGILVGLRLYCYFVFKDGGKEEKKKSPTSSPVKCFFIRTHSTAHIDQNASYILSNGCYKTMFDRRLLFMHAHTVPNVAKFDARFSLVLSKTHSMDIDLSQNEFGEIVKRDGEALIHTDGTGYISEDLALLCPQNVHKGQYNNNKFSEIIQNHDEHDDKVEDGAKIERQGTGTREPPMLIQFRMFYNGYAVKGTFLVNKKLQGKTIQIRNSMVKVKPDPAILDIKTVNSLEVVGTSNPPNRTYTSRNLIYLLSFGGVPHKYFEELLDNALREAYAASSSKRIALKVGINYGNMDNDFTIARMILAGIPLEEPYLQYRLSILMKEEKKSLKGGKLYIPECCYLMGTADPTGKLESDEVCVVLGNGQISGKVLVYRNPGIHFGDIHLLKATYIEELESFVGNAKYAIFFSIKGARSVADEIAGGDFDGDMYWVSRNPELLKYFKPSKPWVPMPSAKKVVSKPIPSVPEELEDESINHFLQARFKPSKAMSEAADSWSALMDRYLTLGNDCVEEKKFVEKNLNKLANIYYDALDAAKNGTKVIVPGELKPKLFPHHMERPKSFESKSILGLIYDRVNSYKEEDYSKTEVWKLPCFGDDIIPEDSLKKWKEYHTNYKKEMCDALKNKDNELKTNAADEVLRKYKKLLYEAEDLEESPRSMEEIYSEAIAIYHVTYDHAMGNGSVKNCSFAWNVAGSALFKFYAIKKIGEKAFFCVPSVLKEVL, translated from the exons ATGGATGGTTACGATGATGCTGAGCTTCGCGTGGGACTGCCTCTTCCTCGTTCTGTAGAGAATTTGCTTCACAAAATTTGCTCCGAGAAGAACCAGTCCCCGCCGAAAGCCGATGTCCGGCGGAAATTGGTCGTAGCCGGCGAAAAAGAAGCTCTACAGGTTTTGCAGATCGTTGATAGAGACCAGGTCGGGAACCTCTCCGCTTACATTGTTGACCTGCTTGGAAATTCTTCATCGCCGTCGCCGTCGCCGTCGACGTCGTCATCACCATTCCTTTCTCCATCTCCTTCGCTTTCGTCTTCTCGTTCTTCTCCTCCTCGGAAGAGAGTCTCTGTTTCTTATTCTCCAACTCGAAGAATCTATTTCTCTTCCACTTCCGCAAGTGAGT GTAGTGGCTCCATTCCTTGCTCGCTCAGTTCTCGGACTGAGACCCCCCAAAAGCCCAGAGAAACGGGACAACGAGAAGTATTGGAAGCTTTGGGAGAACTTGAGTTTAGAAGGCAATTCTTAATCCTCAATTACAGTGCCGG AAAGGAATTTCGGACAGTTATAACTGACGAAGAAATCAGGAGCTTTAAAAATGTTTCCATGGTAGAGTTTGAAAAGCAAATGTGGAAACGTTTTGGAAGAAATGCTTTGGAACCACAAGATCGTCTAATG CATCATGATTGGGATTCTAGAAGAACACACCTTTACTACTGTCATGTTTCTCCTGAAGGGAGTTATAGATTCAAG GGTCCTTATCTAAACAGTACAAGAACTCACTTACAGAAGGTTCTAGGGGATGACAACGTTTTGATGGTTAAGTTTGCTGAAGAGTCGACTTCACGTGATCCAAACTATCCTGGATTTAGAAATATATGCAAAGAAGGGATTTTAGTTGGTTTACGTCTTTACTGCTATTTCG TTTTTAAAGATGGTGGTaaggaagagaagaagaaaagtcCAACATCATCCCCCGTAAAGTGTTTTTTCATTCGCACTCACTCTACTGCGCACATCGATCAGAATGCATCTTATATCTTATCCAATGGATGTTATAAAACAATGTTTGATAGAAGACTTCTGTTTATGCATGCGCATACAGTACCCAATGTGGCCAAATTTGATGCTAG GTTTTCACTTGTATTGTCCAAGACACATAGCATGGATATTGATCTATCCCAG AATGAATTTGGTGAAATTGTCAAAAGAGATGGAGAAGCTCTAATACACACAGATGGCACTGGGTACATTTCTGAGGATTTAGCTTTGTTATGTCCACAGAATGTACATAAAGGACAATATAACAACAATAAGTTTTCTGAG ATAATCCAAAATCATGACGAACACGATGACAAAGTGGAGGATGGTGCAAAAATAGAACGGCAAGGAACTGGGACACGGGAGCCT CCTATGTTGATACAGTTCCGTATGTTTTACAATGGCTATGCAGTTAAAGGAACCTTTCTTGTGAACAAGAAG CTTCAGGGCAAAACAATTCAGATTCGAAATTCAATGGTTAAAGTTAAGCCGGATCCAGCAATTTTGGATATTAAGACAGTGAATTCATTGGAAGTAGTTGGAACAAG CAATCCACCTAATAGAACTTACACATCAAGAAATTTAATTTATCTCCTAAGCTTTGGAGGGGTGCCACACAAATATTTCGAGGAATTACTTGATAATGCATTGAGAGAAGCTTATGCTGCATCCAGCAGCAAGCGCATTGCGCTTAAAG TTGGTATTAATTATGGAAACATGGATAATGATTTTACTATTGCAAGAATGATCTTGGCTGGTATTCCACTTGAAGAGCCCTACTTGCAATACCGTCTTTCTATACTAATgaaggaagaaaagaagagTCTAAAAGGAGGAAAGCTTTACATACCTGAGTGCTGTTATTTAATGGGAACAGCTGATCCCACTGGAAAACTTGAAAGTGATGAAGTTTGCGTTGTCCT TGGCAACGGACAAATTTCAGGAAAGGTTTTAGTTTATCGTAATCCAGGTATTCACTTCGGTGACATTCATCTTCTAAAGGCTACCTATATAGAAGAACTTGAATCCTTCGTCGGAAATGCCAAGTATGCTATATTCTTCTCCATAAAAGGTGCAAGGTCAGTAGCTGATGAGATTGCCGGGGGAGATTTTGATGGAGATATGTACTGGGTCTCAAGAAACCCTGAG TTATTGAAATATTTCAAACCTAGCAAACCTTGGGTTCCAATGCCCTCGGCAAAGAAGGTTGTGAGTAAACCTATTCCATCTGTACCTGAAGAATTGGAAGATGAATCTATTAACCATTTCTTACAAGCTAGGTTTAAACCAAG TAAAGCCATGAGTGAGGCAGCCGATAGCTGGTCGGCCTTAATGGATAGGTATTTGACTCTGGGGAATGATTGTGTTGAGGAGAAAAAATTTGTTGAAAAGAACTTAAACAAGTTAGCTAACATTTACTACGATGCTTTGGATGCTGCAAAGAATGGGACGAAG GTTATAGTTCCCGGAGAGTTAAAGCCGAAATTATTCCCTCACCATATGGAAAGGCCAAAATCATTTGAATCCAAGTCCATTTTGGGATTGATATATGATAGAGTGAATTCTTATAAAGAAGAGGATTATTCGAAAACAG AGGTGTGGAAGCTTCCATGTTTCGGTGACGATATCATCCCTGAAGACAGCTTGAAGAAATGGAAGGAGTACCACACAAATTACAAGAAAGAGATGTGTGATGCCTTGAAGAACAAGGATAATGAATTGAAAACCAACGCTGCTGATGAGGTCCTAAGGAAGTATAAAAAG TTACTGTATGAAGCTGAAGATTTGGAAGAGAGCCCGAGGAGTATGGAGGAGATATATAGCGAGGCGATCGCCATATACCATGTGACTTACGACCATGCCATGGGTAATGGCAGTGTCAAGAATTGTTCATTCGCATGGAACGTTGCGGGTTCAGCACTCTTCAAGTTTTACGCAATCAAAAAAATTGGTGAGAAAGCATTTTTCTGTGTTCCTTCTGTCTTAAAAGAGGTGCTTTAG
- the LOC115705637 gene encoding probable RNA-dependent RNA polymerase 5 isoform X1 produces MDGYDDAELRVGLPLPRSVENLLHKICSEKNQSPPKADVRRKLVVAGEKEALQVLQIVDRDQVGNLSAYIVDLLGNSSSPSPSPSTSSSPFLSPSPSLSSSRSSPPRKRVSVSYSPTRRIYFSSTSASECSGSIPCSLSSRTETPQKPRETGQREVLEALGELEFRRQFLILNYSAGKEFRTVITDEEIRSFKNVSMVEFEKQMWKRFGRNALEPQDRLMHHDWDSRRTHLYYCHVSPEGSYRFKGPYLNSTRTHLQKVLGDDNVLMVKFAEESTSRDPNYPGFRNICKEGILVGLRLYCYFVFKDGGKEEKKKSPTSSPVKCFFIRTHSTAHIDQNASYILSNGCYKTMFDRRLLFMHAHTVPNVAKFDARFSLVLSKTHSMDIDLSQVRVDFIDDLPCKNEFGEIVKRDGEALIHTDGTGYISEDLALLCPQNVHKGQYNNNKFSEIIQNHDEHDDKVEDGAKIERQGTGTREPPMLIQFRMFYNGYAVKGTFLVNKKLQGKTIQIRNSMVKVKPDPAILDIKTVNSLEVVGTSNPPNRTYTSRNLIYLLSFGGVPHKYFEELLDNALREAYAASSSKRIALKVGINYGNMDNDFTIARMILAGIPLEEPYLQYRLSILMKEEKKSLKGGKLYIPECCYLMGTADPTGKLESDEVCVVLGNGQISGKVLVYRNPGIHFGDIHLLKATYIEELESFVGNAKYAIFFSIKGARSVADEIAGGDFDGDMYWVSRNPELLKYFKPSKPWVPMPSAKKVVSKPIPSVPEELEDESINHFLQARFKPSKAMSEAADSWSALMDRYLTLGNDCVEEKKFVEKNLNKLANIYYDALDAAKNGTKVIVPGELKPKLFPHHMERPKSFESKSILGLIYDRVNSYKEEDYSKTEVWKLPCFGDDIIPEDSLKKWKEYHTNYKKEMCDALKNKDNELKTNAADEVLRKYKKLLYEAEDLEESPRSMEEIYSEAIAIYHVTYDHAMGNGSVKNCSFAWNVAGSALFKFYAIKKIGEKAFFCVPSVLKEVL; encoded by the exons ATGGATGGTTACGATGATGCTGAGCTTCGCGTGGGACTGCCTCTTCCTCGTTCTGTAGAGAATTTGCTTCACAAAATTTGCTCCGAGAAGAACCAGTCCCCGCCGAAAGCCGATGTCCGGCGGAAATTGGTCGTAGCCGGCGAAAAAGAAGCTCTACAGGTTTTGCAGATCGTTGATAGAGACCAGGTCGGGAACCTCTCCGCTTACATTGTTGACCTGCTTGGAAATTCTTCATCGCCGTCGCCGTCGCCGTCGACGTCGTCATCACCATTCCTTTCTCCATCTCCTTCGCTTTCGTCTTCTCGTTCTTCTCCTCCTCGGAAGAGAGTCTCTGTTTCTTATTCTCCAACTCGAAGAATCTATTTCTCTTCCACTTCCGCAAGTGAGT GTAGTGGCTCCATTCCTTGCTCGCTCAGTTCTCGGACTGAGACCCCCCAAAAGCCCAGAGAAACGGGACAACGAGAAGTATTGGAAGCTTTGGGAGAACTTGAGTTTAGAAGGCAATTCTTAATCCTCAATTACAGTGCCGG AAAGGAATTTCGGACAGTTATAACTGACGAAGAAATCAGGAGCTTTAAAAATGTTTCCATGGTAGAGTTTGAAAAGCAAATGTGGAAACGTTTTGGAAGAAATGCTTTGGAACCACAAGATCGTCTAATG CATCATGATTGGGATTCTAGAAGAACACACCTTTACTACTGTCATGTTTCTCCTGAAGGGAGTTATAGATTCAAG GGTCCTTATCTAAACAGTACAAGAACTCACTTACAGAAGGTTCTAGGGGATGACAACGTTTTGATGGTTAAGTTTGCTGAAGAGTCGACTTCACGTGATCCAAACTATCCTGGATTTAGAAATATATGCAAAGAAGGGATTTTAGTTGGTTTACGTCTTTACTGCTATTTCG TTTTTAAAGATGGTGGTaaggaagagaagaagaaaagtcCAACATCATCCCCCGTAAAGTGTTTTTTCATTCGCACTCACTCTACTGCGCACATCGATCAGAATGCATCTTATATCTTATCCAATGGATGTTATAAAACAATGTTTGATAGAAGACTTCTGTTTATGCATGCGCATACAGTACCCAATGTGGCCAAATTTGATGCTAG GTTTTCACTTGTATTGTCCAAGACACATAGCATGGATATTGATCTATCCCAGGTTCGAGTTGATTTTATTGATGATCTACCCTGCAAG AATGAATTTGGTGAAATTGTCAAAAGAGATGGAGAAGCTCTAATACACACAGATGGCACTGGGTACATTTCTGAGGATTTAGCTTTGTTATGTCCACAGAATGTACATAAAGGACAATATAACAACAATAAGTTTTCTGAG ATAATCCAAAATCATGACGAACACGATGACAAAGTGGAGGATGGTGCAAAAATAGAACGGCAAGGAACTGGGACACGGGAGCCT CCTATGTTGATACAGTTCCGTATGTTTTACAATGGCTATGCAGTTAAAGGAACCTTTCTTGTGAACAAGAAG CTTCAGGGCAAAACAATTCAGATTCGAAATTCAATGGTTAAAGTTAAGCCGGATCCAGCAATTTTGGATATTAAGACAGTGAATTCATTGGAAGTAGTTGGAACAAG CAATCCACCTAATAGAACTTACACATCAAGAAATTTAATTTATCTCCTAAGCTTTGGAGGGGTGCCACACAAATATTTCGAGGAATTACTTGATAATGCATTGAGAGAAGCTTATGCTGCATCCAGCAGCAAGCGCATTGCGCTTAAAG TTGGTATTAATTATGGAAACATGGATAATGATTTTACTATTGCAAGAATGATCTTGGCTGGTATTCCACTTGAAGAGCCCTACTTGCAATACCGTCTTTCTATACTAATgaaggaagaaaagaagagTCTAAAAGGAGGAAAGCTTTACATACCTGAGTGCTGTTATTTAATGGGAACAGCTGATCCCACTGGAAAACTTGAAAGTGATGAAGTTTGCGTTGTCCT TGGCAACGGACAAATTTCAGGAAAGGTTTTAGTTTATCGTAATCCAGGTATTCACTTCGGTGACATTCATCTTCTAAAGGCTACCTATATAGAAGAACTTGAATCCTTCGTCGGAAATGCCAAGTATGCTATATTCTTCTCCATAAAAGGTGCAAGGTCAGTAGCTGATGAGATTGCCGGGGGAGATTTTGATGGAGATATGTACTGGGTCTCAAGAAACCCTGAG TTATTGAAATATTTCAAACCTAGCAAACCTTGGGTTCCAATGCCCTCGGCAAAGAAGGTTGTGAGTAAACCTATTCCATCTGTACCTGAAGAATTGGAAGATGAATCTATTAACCATTTCTTACAAGCTAGGTTTAAACCAAG TAAAGCCATGAGTGAGGCAGCCGATAGCTGGTCGGCCTTAATGGATAGGTATTTGACTCTGGGGAATGATTGTGTTGAGGAGAAAAAATTTGTTGAAAAGAACTTAAACAAGTTAGCTAACATTTACTACGATGCTTTGGATGCTGCAAAGAATGGGACGAAG GTTATAGTTCCCGGAGAGTTAAAGCCGAAATTATTCCCTCACCATATGGAAAGGCCAAAATCATTTGAATCCAAGTCCATTTTGGGATTGATATATGATAGAGTGAATTCTTATAAAGAAGAGGATTATTCGAAAACAG AGGTGTGGAAGCTTCCATGTTTCGGTGACGATATCATCCCTGAAGACAGCTTGAAGAAATGGAAGGAGTACCACACAAATTACAAGAAAGAGATGTGTGATGCCTTGAAGAACAAGGATAATGAATTGAAAACCAACGCTGCTGATGAGGTCCTAAGGAAGTATAAAAAG TTACTGTATGAAGCTGAAGATTTGGAAGAGAGCCCGAGGAGTATGGAGGAGATATATAGCGAGGCGATCGCCATATACCATGTGACTTACGACCATGCCATGGGTAATGGCAGTGTCAAGAATTGTTCATTCGCATGGAACGTTGCGGGTTCAGCACTCTTCAAGTTTTACGCAATCAAAAAAATTGGTGAGAAAGCATTTTTCTGTGTTCCTTCTGTCTTAAAAGAGGTGCTTTAG